One Silene latifolia isolate original U9 population chromosome 4, ASM4854445v1, whole genome shotgun sequence DNA segment encodes these proteins:
- the LOC141651281 gene encoding protein FAR-RED IMPAIRED RESPONSE 1-like, giving the protein MTYLLMIDWQLKIGATKTYRICKEHVNGFENIGASSNDFKNFHRDVKCFIHERDGQLFVDHFKEMTETRIGFYFDYDLDDDGSLRRAIWADGVDHHKRSVTFCGALIAREDYESFNWVFSRFLQAMGGKEHEYIITDQDPDIIKSVPLVFKTARHRFCMLYIMNKMPSKFGVSRSDYNDFMCKINDIIWDDELEAAEFDGIWEQIIEDHDVGINDWFADTYAIRGQWVMAHCRDLRIASIMRTTQRSQSENSFFKRFEHNSGTLVEFWMRFKSAMNQQRHTQKQLDNMDKHSSAASSTHLALEIHAAKVYTYSAFQKFKEEVIFSIDTCRTGGFTERGELEVTTVKDSSRKKNFEVAYSPGTENMQVIDEKQIAMSIMWSEVHEAVGLLRDKGVADVDFSFPL; this is encoded by the exons ATGACGTATTTGTTAATGATTGATTGGcagctgaagataggagcaacAAAGACCTACAGAATCTGCAAAGAACATGTGAATGGATTCGAGAACATTGgagcaagctcaaatgattttaagaacttccataggGATGTTAAATGTTTCATTCACGAACGGGATGGTCAGTTGTTTGTTGACCATTTCAAGGAAATGACTGAAACAAGAATAGGTTTCTACTTTGACTATGACCTTGACGATGATGGCAGCCTACGTAGGGCCATATGGGCGGACG GTGTTGACCACCATAAACGATCTGTGACGTTCTGTGGGGCTCTAATTGCAAGGGAAGATTATGAGTCATTTAATTGGGTTTTCAGCCGGTTTTTACAAGCAATGGGGGGTAAGGAACACGAGTACATAATTACTGATCAGGACCCAGATATTATCAAATCTGTCCCTCTTGTTTTCAAGACAGCGCGCCATCGGTTCTGTATGTTGTATATAATGAACAAAATGCCCAGTAAGTTTGGTGTCTCTAGGAGTGATTATAATGACTTCATGTGTAAAATTAATGATATTATATGGGACGATGAGCTTGAAGCAGCAGAATTTGATGGTATCTGGGAGCAAATAATTGAAGATCATGATGTTGGCATAAATGATTGGTTTGCAGATACGTATGCTATAAGGGGACagtgggtgatggcgcattgcagaGACTTGAGGATAGCGTCGATTATGAGGACGACTCAAAGATCACAGAGCGAAAATAGCTTTTTCAAGAGGTTTGAGCATAATTCAGGAACattggttgagttttggatgcgttttaaGAGCGCTATGAACCAACAAAGACATACACAGAAACAGCTTGACAACATGGATAAGCACTCGTCCGCAGCGTCGTCAACACATCTGGCATTAGAGATTCATGCTGCAAAGGTGTACACCTATTCAGCTTTCCAGAAATTCAAAGAAGAAGTCATCTTCTCAATAGATACATGTAGAACAGGAGGTTTCACTGAGAGAGGCGAACTAGAGGTAACTACTGTCAAAGATTCATCCAGGAAGAAGAATTTTGAAGTTGCATACAGTCCAG GGACAGAAAACATGCAAGTCATCGATGAAAAACAAATTGCAATGTCAAtaatgtggtcagaagttcatgaaGCTGTAGGGCTCCTTCGAGACAAAGGAGTAGCTGATGTTGACTTTTCTTTTCCATTGTAA